One Cervus canadensis isolate Bull #8, Minnesota chromosome 1, ASM1932006v1, whole genome shotgun sequence genomic window carries:
- the MINK1 gene encoding misshapen-like kinase 1 isoform X8, whose product MGDPAPARSLDDIDLSALRDPAGIFELVEVVGNGTYGQVYKGRHVKTGQLAAIKVMDVTEDEEEEIKQEINMLKKYSHHRNIATYYGAFIKKSPPGNDDQLWLVMEFCGAGSVTDLVKNTKGNALKEDCIAYICREILRGLAHLHAHKVIHRDIKGQNVLLTENAEVKLVDFGVSAQLDRTVGRRNTFIGTPYWMAPEVIACDENPDATYDYRSDIWSLGITAIEMAEGAPPLCDMHPMRALFLIPRNPPPRLKSKKWSKKFIDFIDTCLIKAYLSRPPTEQLLKFPFIRDQPTERQVRIQLKDHIDRSRKKRGEKEETEYEYSGSEEEDDSHGEEGEPSSIMNVPGESTLRREFLRLQQENKSNSEALKQQQQQLQQQQQRDPEAHIKHLLHQRQRRIEEQKEERRRVEEQQRREREQRKLQEKEQQRRLEDMQALRREEERRQAEREQEYIRHRLEEEQRQLEILQQQLLQEQALLLEYKRKQLEEQRQSERLQRQLQQEHAYLKSLQQQQQQQLQKQQQILPGDRKPLYHYGRGVNPADKPAWAREVEERTRMNKQQNSPLAKSKPGSTGPEPPVPQASPGPPGPLSQTPPMQRPVEPQEGPHKSLVAHRVPLKPYAAPVPRSQSLQDQPTRNLAAFPASHDPDPAVPAPTATPSARGAVIRQNSDPTSEGPGPSPNPPAWVRPDNEAPPKVPQRTSSIATALNTSGAGGSRPAQAVRASNPDLRRSDPGWERSDSVLPASHGHLPQAGSLERNRVGASSKLDNSPVLSPGNKAKPDDHRSRPGRPASYKRAIGEDFVLLKERTLDEAPRPPKKAMDYSSSSEEVESSEDDEEESNGEPSEGSRDTPGARSDGDTDSVSTMVVHDVEEIAGPQTPYGGGTMVVQRTPEEERSLLHADSNGYTNLPDVVQPSHSPTESSKGQSPPLKDGGSDYQSRGLVKAPGKSSFTMFVDLGIYQPGGSGDTIPITALVGGEGSRLDQLQYDVRKGSVVNVNPTNTRAHSETPEIRKYKKRFNSEILCAALWGVNLLVGTENGLMLLDRSGQGKVYGLIGRRRFQQMDVLEGLNLLITISGKRNKLRVYYLSWLRNKILHNDPEVEKKQGWTTVGDMEGCGHYRVVKYERIKFLVIALKNSVEVYAWAPKPYHKFMAFKSFADLPHRPLLVDLTVEEGQRLKVIYGSSAGFHAVDVDSGNSYDIYIPVHIQSQITPHAIIFLPNTDGMEMLLCYEDEGVYVNTYGRIIKDVVLQWGEMPTSVAYICSNQIMGWGEKAIEIRSVETGHLDGVFMHKRAQRLKFLCERNDKVFFASVRSGGSSQVYFMTLNRNCIMNW is encoded by the exons GACCCTGCAGGCATCTTCGAGCTGGTAGAGGTGGTCGGCAATGGCACCTACGGACAGGTGTACAAG GGTCGGCATGTCAAGACTGGGCAGCTGGCTGCCATCAAAGTCATGGACGTCACGGAG gatgaggaggaagagatCAAACAGGAGATCAACATGTTGAAAAAATACTCTCACCACCGCAACATCGCCACCTACTACGGGGCCTTCATCAAGAAGAGCCCCCCAGGGAACGACGACCAGCTCTGG CTGGTGATGGAGTTCTGTGGTGCTGGTTCTGTAACGGACTTGGTGAAGAACACGAAAGGGAATGCCCTGAAGGAGGACTGTATAGCCTACATCTGCAGGGAGATCCTCCGG GGTCTGGCCCATCTTCACGCCCACAAGGTGATCCACCGAGACATCAAGGGGCAGAACGTGCTGCTGACAGAGAATGCCGAGGTCAAGCTAG TGGATTTTGGGGTGAGCGCACAGCTGGACCGCACGGTGGGCAGGCGGAACACGTTCATCGGGACCCCCTACTGGATGGCCCCCGAGGTCATCGCCTGTGATGAGAACCCTGATGCCACCTACGATTACAGG AGTGACATTTGGTCTCTAGGAATCACAGCCATCGAGATGGCAGAGGGAGCCCCCC CTCTATGTGACATGCACCCCATGCGAGCCCTCTTCCTCATCCCCCGGAACCCGCCGCCCAGGCTCAAGTCCAAGAAATG GTCTAAGAAGTTCATTGACTTCATTGACACGTGTCTCATCAAGGCTTACCTGAGCCGCCCACCCACCGAGCAGCTGCTCAAGTTCCCGTTCATCCGCGACCAGCCCACCGAGCGCCAGGTCCGCATCCAGCTCAAGGACCACATCGACAGATCCCGGAAGAAGCGAGGCGAGAAAG AGGAGACGGAGTATGAGTACAGCGGCAGCGAAGAGGAGGACGACAGCCACGGAGAGGAAGGAGAGCCAAG CTCCATCATGAACGTGCCGGGGGAGTCGACCCTCCGCCGGGAATTCCTCCGGCTCCAGCAGGAGAACAAGAGCAACTCGGAGGCtttaaagcagcagcagcagcagctgcagcagcagcaacagcgaGACCCGGAGGCGCACATCAAGCACCTCCTGCACCAGCGCCAGCGGCGCATCGAGGAGCAGAAGGAGGAGCGGCGGCGGGTGGAGGAg CAACAGCGGCGGGAGCGGGAGCAGCGGAAGCTGCAGGAGAAGGAGCAGCAGCGGCGGCTAGAGGACATGCAGGCCCTGAGGCGGGAGGAAGAGCGGCGGCAGGCCGAGCGCGAGCAG gagTATATCCGTCACAGGCTAGAGGAGGAGCAGCGACAGCTCGAGATCCTTCAGCAACAGCTGCTCCAGGAACAGGCCCTGCTGCTG GAATACAAGCGGAAGCAGCTGGAGGAGCAGCGGCAGTCTGAGCGCCTGCAGAGGCAGCTGCAGCAGGAGCACGCCTACCTCAAGtccctgcagcagcagcagcagcagcagcttcagaagcagcagcagatccTGCCTGGGGACCGGAAGCCCCTGTATCACTACGGTCGGGGCGTCAACCCTGCCGACAAGCCAGCCTGGGCCCGAGAG GTGGAAGAGAGAACGAGGATGAACAAACAGCAGAACTCCCCCTTGGCCAAGAGCAAGCCAGGCAGCACAGGGCCTGAGCCCCCCGTCCCCCAGGCCTCCCCCGGGCCCCCAGGACCCCTTTCCCAAACTCCTCCTATGCAGAGGCCGGTGGAGCCCCAGGAGGGACCGCACAAG AGCCTGGTGGCACACCGGGTCCCACTGAAGCCATATGCAGCGCCTGTACCCCGCTCCCAGTCCCTGCAGGACCAACCCACCCGAAACCTGGCTGCCTTCCCCGCCTCCCACGACCCCGACCCCGCCGTGCCCGCACCCACCGCCACGCCGAGTGCCCGAGGAGCCGTCATCCGGCAGAACTCAGACCCCACTTCCGAAGGGCCTGGCCCCAGCCCGAACCCCCCAGCCTGGGTCCGGCCTGATAATGAGGCCCCTCCAAAG gTGCCTCAGAGGACCTCATCAATCGCCACTGCCCTTAACACCAGTGGGGCCGGAGGGTCCCGGCCAGCGCAGGCGGTCCGTGCTAG TAACCCCGACCTCAGGAGGAGCGACCCCGGCTGGGAGCGCTCGGACAGCGTCCTCCCGGCCTCTCACGGGCACCTCCCGCAAGCTGGCTCGCTGGAGCGGAACCGGGTGGGAG CCTCCTCCAAACTGGACAACTCCCCTGTGCTCTCCCCTGGGAACAAAGCCAAGCCCGATGACCACCGCTCACGGCCAGGCCGGCCCGCA AGCTATAAGCGAGCCATTGGCGAG GATTTCGTGTTGCTGAAAGAGCGGACCCTGGATGAGGCGCCCCGGCCTCCCAAGAAGGCCATGGACTACTCGTCGTCCAGCGAGGAGGTGGAGAGCAGCGAGGATGATGAGGAGGAGAGCAACGGCGAGCCGTCAGAGGGGAGCAGAGACACCCCTGGGGCCCG CAGTGATGGAGACACAGACAGCGTCAGCACCATGGTGGTCCACGACGTGGAGGAGATAGCCGGGCCCCAGACCCCCTACGGGGGTGGCACCATGGTGGTCCAGCGA ACCCCTGAGGAGGAACGCAGCCTGCTGCACGCCGACAGCAACGGCTACACAAACCTGCCAGACGTGGTCCAGCCCAGCCACTCGCCCACCGAGAGCAGCAAAGGTCAAAGCCCCCCCTTGAAGGACGGAGGCAGTGAT taCCAGTCTCGTGGGCTGGTAAAAGCCCCTGGCAAGAGCTCGTTCACGATGTTTGTGGACCTGGGGATCTACCAGCCCGGAGGCAGTGGGGACACCATTCCCATTACAG ccCTGGTGGGTGGAGAGGGCAGTCGGCTCGATCAGCTACAGTATGACGTGAGGAAAGGCTCTGTGGTCAACGTGAACCCCACCAACACCCGGGCCCACAGCGAAACCCCCGAGATTCGGAAGTACAAGAAGCGGTTCAATTCCGAGATCCTCTGTGCGGCCCTTTGGG GGGTCAACCTGCTGGTGGGCACGGAGAACGGGCTGATGCTGCTGGACCGCAGCGGGCAGGGCAAGGTGTATGGACTCATCGGGCGGCGGCGCTTCCAGCAGATGGACGTGCTGGAGGGACTCAACTTGCTCATCACCATCTCAG GGAAAAGGAACAAACTGCGGGTGTATTACCTGTCCTGGCTCCGGAACAAGATTCTGCACAATGACCCGGAAGTGGAGAAGAAGCAAGGCTGGACCACTGTGGGGGATATGGAGGGCTGCGGACACTACCGCGTGG tgaAATACGAGCGCATCAAGTTCCTGGTCATCGCCCTGAAGAACTCTGTGGAGGTGTATGCCTGGGCCCCCAAACCTTACCACAAATTCATGGCTTTTAAG TCCTTTGCTGACCTCCCGCACCGCCCTCTGCTGGTGGACCTGACGGTAGAGGAGGGCCAGCGGCTCAAGGTCATCTATGGCTCCAGCGCCGGCTTCCACGCTGTGGATGTGGACTCGGGGAACAGCTACGACATCTACATCCCTGTGCAC ATCCAGAGCCAGATCACGCCCCACGCCATCATCTTCCTCCCCAACACGGACGGCATGGAGATGCTGCTGTGCTATGAGGATGAGGGCGTCTATGTTAACACGTACGGCCGGATCATCAAGGACGTGGTGCTGCAGTGGGGAGAGATGCCCACCTCTGTGG CCTACATCTGCTCCAACCAGATCATGGGCTGGGGAGAGAAAGCCATTGAGATCCGCTCTGTGGAGACAGGCCACCTGGATGGGGTCTTCATGCACAAACGAGCCCAGAGGCTCAAGTTCCTGTGTGAGCGGAATGACAAG gtgTTTTTCGCCTCGGTCCGCTCCGGGGGCAGCAGCCAAGTTTACTTCATGACCTTGAACCGTAACTGCATCATGAACTGGTGA
- the MINK1 gene encoding misshapen-like kinase 1 isoform X3: MGDPAPARSLDDIDLSALRDPAGIFELVEVVGNGTYGQVYKGRHVKTGQLAAIKVMDVTEDEEEEIKQEINMLKKYSHHRNIATYYGAFIKKSPPGNDDQLWLVMEFCGAGSVTDLVKNTKGNALKEDCIAYICREILRGLAHLHAHKVIHRDIKGQNVLLTENAEVKLVDFGVSAQLDRTVGRRNTFIGTPYWMAPEVIACDENPDATYDYRSDIWSLGITAIEMAEGAPPLCDMHPMRALFLIPRNPPPRLKSKKWSKKFIDFIDTCLIKAYLSRPPTEQLLKFPFIRDQPTERQVRIQLKDHIDRSRKKRGEKEETEYEYSGSEEEDDSHGEEGEPSSIMNVPGESTLRREFLRLQQENKSNSEALKQQQQQLQQQQQRDPEAHIKHLLHQRQRRIEEQKEERRRVEEQQRREREQRKLQEKEQQRRLEDMQALRREEERRQAEREQEYIRHRLEEEQRQLEILQQQLLQEQALLLEYKRKQLEEQRQSERLQRQLQQEHAYLKSLQQQQQQQLQKQQQILPGDRKPLYHYGRGVNPADKPAWAREVEERTRMNKQQNSPLAKSKPGSTGPEPPVPQASPGPPGPLSQTPPMQRPVEPQEGPHKSLVAHRVPLKPYAAPVPRSQSLQDQPTRNLAAFPASHDPDPAVPAPTATPSARGAVIRQNSDPTSEGPGPSPNPPAWVRPDNEAPPKVPQRTSSIATALNTSGAGGSRPAQAVRARPRSNSAWQIYLQRRAERGSPKPPGPPAPPPGPPNACSNPDLRRSDPGWERSDSVLPASHGHLPQAGSLERNRVGASSKLDNSPVLSPGNKAKPDDHRSRPGRPADFVLLKERTLDEAPRPPKKAMDYSSSSEEVESSEDDEEESNGEPSEGSRDTPGARSDGDTDSVSTMVVHDVEEIAGPQTPYGGGTMVVQRTPEEERSLLHADSNGYTNLPDVVQPSHSPTESSKGQSPPLKDGGSDYQSRGLVKAPGKSSFTMFVDLGIYQPGGSGDTIPITALVGGEGSRLDQLQYDVRKGSVVNVNPTNTRAHSETPEIRKYKKRFNSEILCAALWGVNLLVGTENGLMLLDRSGQGKVYGLIGRRRFQQMDVLEGLNLLITISGKRNKLRVYYLSWLRNKILHNDPEVEKKQGWTTVGDMEGCGHYRVVKYERIKFLVIALKNSVEVYAWAPKPYHKFMAFKSFADLPHRPLLVDLTVEEGQRLKVIYGSSAGFHAVDVDSGNSYDIYIPVHIQSQITPHAIIFLPNTDGMEMLLCYEDEGVYVNTYGRIIKDVVLQWGEMPTSVAYICSNQIMGWGEKAIEIRSVETGHLDGVFMHKRAQRLKFLCERNDKVFFASVRSGGSSQVYFMTLNRNCIMNW, from the exons GACCCTGCAGGCATCTTCGAGCTGGTAGAGGTGGTCGGCAATGGCACCTACGGACAGGTGTACAAG GGTCGGCATGTCAAGACTGGGCAGCTGGCTGCCATCAAAGTCATGGACGTCACGGAG gatgaggaggaagagatCAAACAGGAGATCAACATGTTGAAAAAATACTCTCACCACCGCAACATCGCCACCTACTACGGGGCCTTCATCAAGAAGAGCCCCCCAGGGAACGACGACCAGCTCTGG CTGGTGATGGAGTTCTGTGGTGCTGGTTCTGTAACGGACTTGGTGAAGAACACGAAAGGGAATGCCCTGAAGGAGGACTGTATAGCCTACATCTGCAGGGAGATCCTCCGG GGTCTGGCCCATCTTCACGCCCACAAGGTGATCCACCGAGACATCAAGGGGCAGAACGTGCTGCTGACAGAGAATGCCGAGGTCAAGCTAG TGGATTTTGGGGTGAGCGCACAGCTGGACCGCACGGTGGGCAGGCGGAACACGTTCATCGGGACCCCCTACTGGATGGCCCCCGAGGTCATCGCCTGTGATGAGAACCCTGATGCCACCTACGATTACAGG AGTGACATTTGGTCTCTAGGAATCACAGCCATCGAGATGGCAGAGGGAGCCCCCC CTCTATGTGACATGCACCCCATGCGAGCCCTCTTCCTCATCCCCCGGAACCCGCCGCCCAGGCTCAAGTCCAAGAAATG GTCTAAGAAGTTCATTGACTTCATTGACACGTGTCTCATCAAGGCTTACCTGAGCCGCCCACCCACCGAGCAGCTGCTCAAGTTCCCGTTCATCCGCGACCAGCCCACCGAGCGCCAGGTCCGCATCCAGCTCAAGGACCACATCGACAGATCCCGGAAGAAGCGAGGCGAGAAAG AGGAGACGGAGTATGAGTACAGCGGCAGCGAAGAGGAGGACGACAGCCACGGAGAGGAAGGAGAGCCAAG CTCCATCATGAACGTGCCGGGGGAGTCGACCCTCCGCCGGGAATTCCTCCGGCTCCAGCAGGAGAACAAGAGCAACTCGGAGGCtttaaagcagcagcagcagcagctgcagcagcagcaacagcgaGACCCGGAGGCGCACATCAAGCACCTCCTGCACCAGCGCCAGCGGCGCATCGAGGAGCAGAAGGAGGAGCGGCGGCGGGTGGAGGAg CAACAGCGGCGGGAGCGGGAGCAGCGGAAGCTGCAGGAGAAGGAGCAGCAGCGGCGGCTAGAGGACATGCAGGCCCTGAGGCGGGAGGAAGAGCGGCGGCAGGCCGAGCGCGAGCAG gagTATATCCGTCACAGGCTAGAGGAGGAGCAGCGACAGCTCGAGATCCTTCAGCAACAGCTGCTCCAGGAACAGGCCCTGCTGCTG GAATACAAGCGGAAGCAGCTGGAGGAGCAGCGGCAGTCTGAGCGCCTGCAGAGGCAGCTGCAGCAGGAGCACGCCTACCTCAAGtccctgcagcagcagcagcagcagcagcttcagaagcagcagcagatccTGCCTGGGGACCGGAAGCCCCTGTATCACTACGGTCGGGGCGTCAACCCTGCCGACAAGCCAGCCTGGGCCCGAGAG GTGGAAGAGAGAACGAGGATGAACAAACAGCAGAACTCCCCCTTGGCCAAGAGCAAGCCAGGCAGCACAGGGCCTGAGCCCCCCGTCCCCCAGGCCTCCCCCGGGCCCCCAGGACCCCTTTCCCAAACTCCTCCTATGCAGAGGCCGGTGGAGCCCCAGGAGGGACCGCACAAG AGCCTGGTGGCACACCGGGTCCCACTGAAGCCATATGCAGCGCCTGTACCCCGCTCCCAGTCCCTGCAGGACCAACCCACCCGAAACCTGGCTGCCTTCCCCGCCTCCCACGACCCCGACCCCGCCGTGCCCGCACCCACCGCCACGCCGAGTGCCCGAGGAGCCGTCATCCGGCAGAACTCAGACCCCACTTCCGAAGGGCCTGGCCCCAGCCCGAACCCCCCAGCCTGGGTCCGGCCTGATAATGAGGCCCCTCCAAAG gTGCCTCAGAGGACCTCATCAATCGCCACTGCCCTTAACACCAGTGGGGCCGGAGGGTCCCGGCCAGCGCAGGCGGTCCGTGCTAG ACCTCGCAGCAACTCCGCCTGGCAAATCTATCTGCAAAGGCGGGCAGAGCGGGGCAGCCCCAAGCCTCCAGGGCCCCCTGCTCCGCCCCCCGGCCCGCCCAACGCCTGTAG TAACCCCGACCTCAGGAGGAGCGACCCCGGCTGGGAGCGCTCGGACAGCGTCCTCCCGGCCTCTCACGGGCACCTCCCGCAAGCTGGCTCGCTGGAGCGGAACCGGGTGGGAG CCTCCTCCAAACTGGACAACTCCCCTGTGCTCTCCCCTGGGAACAAAGCCAAGCCCGATGACCACCGCTCACGGCCAGGCCGGCCCGCA GATTTCGTGTTGCTGAAAGAGCGGACCCTGGATGAGGCGCCCCGGCCTCCCAAGAAGGCCATGGACTACTCGTCGTCCAGCGAGGAGGTGGAGAGCAGCGAGGATGATGAGGAGGAGAGCAACGGCGAGCCGTCAGAGGGGAGCAGAGACACCCCTGGGGCCCG CAGTGATGGAGACACAGACAGCGTCAGCACCATGGTGGTCCACGACGTGGAGGAGATAGCCGGGCCCCAGACCCCCTACGGGGGTGGCACCATGGTGGTCCAGCGA ACCCCTGAGGAGGAACGCAGCCTGCTGCACGCCGACAGCAACGGCTACACAAACCTGCCAGACGTGGTCCAGCCCAGCCACTCGCCCACCGAGAGCAGCAAAGGTCAAAGCCCCCCCTTGAAGGACGGAGGCAGTGAT taCCAGTCTCGTGGGCTGGTAAAAGCCCCTGGCAAGAGCTCGTTCACGATGTTTGTGGACCTGGGGATCTACCAGCCCGGAGGCAGTGGGGACACCATTCCCATTACAG ccCTGGTGGGTGGAGAGGGCAGTCGGCTCGATCAGCTACAGTATGACGTGAGGAAAGGCTCTGTGGTCAACGTGAACCCCACCAACACCCGGGCCCACAGCGAAACCCCCGAGATTCGGAAGTACAAGAAGCGGTTCAATTCCGAGATCCTCTGTGCGGCCCTTTGGG GGGTCAACCTGCTGGTGGGCACGGAGAACGGGCTGATGCTGCTGGACCGCAGCGGGCAGGGCAAGGTGTATGGACTCATCGGGCGGCGGCGCTTCCAGCAGATGGACGTGCTGGAGGGACTCAACTTGCTCATCACCATCTCAG GGAAAAGGAACAAACTGCGGGTGTATTACCTGTCCTGGCTCCGGAACAAGATTCTGCACAATGACCCGGAAGTGGAGAAGAAGCAAGGCTGGACCACTGTGGGGGATATGGAGGGCTGCGGACACTACCGCGTGG tgaAATACGAGCGCATCAAGTTCCTGGTCATCGCCCTGAAGAACTCTGTGGAGGTGTATGCCTGGGCCCCCAAACCTTACCACAAATTCATGGCTTTTAAG TCCTTTGCTGACCTCCCGCACCGCCCTCTGCTGGTGGACCTGACGGTAGAGGAGGGCCAGCGGCTCAAGGTCATCTATGGCTCCAGCGCCGGCTTCCACGCTGTGGATGTGGACTCGGGGAACAGCTACGACATCTACATCCCTGTGCAC ATCCAGAGCCAGATCACGCCCCACGCCATCATCTTCCTCCCCAACACGGACGGCATGGAGATGCTGCTGTGCTATGAGGATGAGGGCGTCTATGTTAACACGTACGGCCGGATCATCAAGGACGTGGTGCTGCAGTGGGGAGAGATGCCCACCTCTGTGG CCTACATCTGCTCCAACCAGATCATGGGCTGGGGAGAGAAAGCCATTGAGATCCGCTCTGTGGAGACAGGCCACCTGGATGGGGTCTTCATGCACAAACGAGCCCAGAGGCTCAAGTTCCTGTGTGAGCGGAATGACAAG gtgTTTTTCGCCTCGGTCCGCTCCGGGGGCAGCAGCCAAGTTTACTTCATGACCTTGAACCGTAACTGCATCATGAACTGGTGA